A part of Mustela erminea isolate mMusErm1 chromosome 9, mMusErm1.Pri, whole genome shotgun sequence genomic DNA contains:
- the LOC116599940 gene encoding olfactory receptor 5M8-like has protein sequence MRNFTSVTEFILLGLTSRLELQIVLFLLFLAIYTVTVAGNVGMIVLIQVNAQLHKPMYFFLSHLSFVDLCFSSNVTPKMLAIFLSEKETISYPACLVQCYFFIALVHVEMYILAAMAFDRYMAICSPLLYGSKMSKRVCTTLIMGPYVYGALTGLMETMWTYNLAFCGPNEINHFYCADPPLIKLACSDTSNKELSMFVVAGCNLSFSLLIILISYLYIFPTILRIRSTEGRHKAFSTCGSHLTAVTIFYVTLFVMYLRRPSKESVEQGKMVAVFYTTVIPMLNPMIYSLRNKDVKEALTKELLRKQRFS, from the coding sequence ATGAGAAACTTCACCTCAGTGACTGAGTTCATTCTCCTTGGACTGACCAGTCGCCTGGAACTTCAGATTGTCCTCTTCCTGTTGTTTCTGGCCATTTACACGGTCACAGTTGCAGGGAATGTTGGCATGATTGTCCTCATCCAGGTCAATGCCCAGCTCCACAAacccatgtactttttcctgaGCCACTTGTCCTTTGTGGATCTGTGTTTCTCTTCCAACGTGACTCCCAAGATGCTGGCGATCTTCTTGTCGGAGAAGGAAACCATTTCCTATCCTGCTTGTCTGGTGCAGTGTTACTTCTTTATCGCCTTGGTTCACGTGGAGATGTACATCCTGGCTGCGATGGCCTTTGATCGGTATATGGCCATCTGCAGCCCTCTGCTGTATGGCAGCAAGATGTCCAAGAGAGTGTGCACCACCCTCATCATGGGGCCTTACGTGTATGGGGCACTCACGGGCCTCATGGAGACCATGTGGACATACAACCTTGCCTTCTGTGGCCCCAATGAAATTAACCACTTCTACTGTGCTGACCCACCACTAATTAAGCTGGCCTGTTCTGACACTTCCAACAAGGAGCTGTCAATGTTTGTTGTGGCTGGATgtaacctttctttttctctgctcatCATCCTGATTTCctatctttatatttttcctactATCCTAAGAATTCGTTCCACAGAAGGCAGGCACAAAGCTTTCTCTACCTGTGGCTCCCATCTCACAGCTGTCACCATATTCTATGTGACCCTGTTCGTCATGTATCTCAGACGTCCCTCAAAGGAATCTGTGGAACAAGGTAAAATGGTAGCTGTATTTTATACAACGGTCATCCCCATGTTGAACCCTATGATTTATAGCCTTAGGAATAAGGATGTGAAAGAAGCATTGACCAAAGAgttgttaagaaaacaaagattttcatAG
- the LOC116599710 gene encoding olfactory receptor 1030 — protein MVKGNSTLVTEFVLLGLTDRPELQPILFVLFLVIYLITVGGNLGMLVLIRIDSRLHTPMYYFLASLSCLDLCYSTNVTPKMLVNFLSEKKTISYAACLVQCYFFIAMVITEYYMLAVMAYDRYMAICNPLLYSSKMSRGVCIRLIVGPYVYGFLSGLMETMWTYHLTFCDSNIINHFYCADPPLIQLSCSDTFIKETSMFVVAGFNLSNSLLIILISYIFILIAILRMQSAEGRHKAFSTCGSHLVAVTVFYGTLFCMYVRPPTDKSVEQSKVIAVFYTFISPMLNPIIYSLRNKNVKQAFWKLIRKNVLLK, from the coding sequence ATGGTCAAAGGAAATTCCACCCTGGTGACTGAATTTGTTCTCTTGGGATTAACAGATCGTCCAGAGCTTCAGCCCATCCTCTTTGTGCTGTTTCTGGTGATCTATTTGATCACCGTGGGGGGGAACCTTGGGATGTTGGTATTGATCAGGATAGATTCACGCCTCCATACCCCCATGTACTACTTTCTTGCCAGTTTGTCTTGCTTGGATTTGTGCTATTCCACGAATGTGACTCCCAAGATGTTGGTGAACTTCTTATCAGAGAAGAAAACCATTTCCTATGCTGCTTGTTTAGTCCAGTGTTATTTCTTCATTGCCATGGTTATTACTGAATATTACATGCTAGCTGTAATGGCTTATGATAGATACATGGCCATCTGTAATCCTTTGCTTTACAGCAGCAAGATGTCCAGAGGGGTATGTATTCGCCTGATTGTTGGTCCATATGTCTATGGGTTCCTTAGTGGTCTGATGGAAACCATGTGGACCTACCACTTGACCTTCTGTGACTCCAATATTATTAATCACTTCTACTGTGCTGACCCTCCTCTTATCCAGCTCTCCTGCTCTGACACTTTCATTAAGGAGACATCTATGTTTGTGGTAGCAGGATTTAACCTCTCCAACTCCCTCCTTATAATCCTCATCTCCTATATCTTCATACTCATTGCCATCCTGAGGATGCAGTCTGCTGAAGGCAGGCACAAAGCTTTTTCCACCTGTGGGTCCCATCTGGTGGCAGTGACTGTATTTTATGGGACGCTGTTCTGCATGTATGTTAGACCTCCCACGGACAAGTCAGTGGAACAGTCTAAAGTTATTGCTGTTTTCTACACTTTTATAAGTCCTATGTTGAACCCCATCATTTATAGTCTGAGGAACAAGAATGTGAAACAAGCTTTTTGGAAACTGATCAGAAAAAATGTACTTTTGAAGTAA
- the LOC116599941 gene encoding olfactory receptor 5M11, which yields MSITNKSVVTEFILLGLTDSPELQPLLFVLFLGVYLTTLLGNLGLILLIRLDSHLHTPMYFFLTNLAFVDLCYTSNATPQMLSNFLSEKKTITFAGCFTQCYIFIALLLTEFYMLAAMAYDRYVAICNPLHYSMKMSRRVCICLATFPYVYGFSDGLLQAILTFRLSFCRSNVINHFYCADPPLIKLSCSDTYVKEHAMLISAGFNLSNSLSIILVSYTFIIAAILRIKSAEGRHKAFSTCGSHMMAVTLFYGTLFCMYVRPPTDKTVEESKIIAVFYTFVSPLLNPLIYSLRNKDVKRALKNVFRRNMVTKMELPPVSGKS from the coding sequence ATGTCCATCACAAATAAGAGTGTAGTAACAGAATTCATTCTCCTGGGCCTTACAGATAGCCCCGAACTCCAACCTCTCCTCTTTGTGCTGTTTCTGGGTGTGTACCTCACCACCCTCTTAGGCAACCTGGGCCTGATATTATTGATCAGGCTGGACTCTCACCTTCACacgcccatgtacttcttcctcactAATTTGGCCTTTGTAGACTTGTGCTACACCTCAAATGCCACCCCGCAGATGTTGAGTAATTTCTTGTCAGAGAAGAAGACCATCACCTTTGCTGGCTGCTTTACACAGTGTTACATTTTCATCGCACTTCTCCTCACTGAGTTTTACATGCTGGCAGcaatggcctatgaccgctatgtggccatatGTAACCCTTTGCACTATAGTATGAAAATGTCCAGGCGTGTTTGCATCTGCTTGGCCACATTTCCTTATGTCTACGGCTTCTCAGATGGGCTTTTGCAGGCCATCCTGACCTTCCGCTTGAGCTTCTGTAGATCCAATGTCATCAACCACTTCTACTGTGCTGACCCACCACTCATTAAGCTTTCTTGCTCCGATACTTATGTCAAAGAGCATGCCATGCTCATATCAGCTGGCTTCAACCTCTCCAACTCCCTCAGCATCATCCTGGTGTCCTACACCTTCATTATTGCTGCCATCCTCCGGATCAAATCAGCAGAGGGAAGGCACAAGGCATTCTCCACCTGTGGTTCCCACATGATGGCTGTGACCCTGTTTTATGGGACACTCTTCTGCATGTATGTAAGACCACCTACAGACAAGACTGTCGAGGAATCCAAAATCATAGCTGTCTTCTACACCTTTGTAAGTCCGCTGCTTAATCCACTGATATACAGTCTACGGAACAAAGATGTAAAGCGAGCCTTGAAGAATGTTTTCAGAAGAAATATGGTCACTAAGATGGAACTGCCTCCAGTTTCTGGTAAATCATAA